In the Triticum aestivum cultivar Chinese Spring chromosome 2B, IWGSC CS RefSeq v2.1, whole genome shotgun sequence genome, GGCAGCACGGGCCGATACCGCCCTCCACGATGCAGTCCACGGCAAGGTCGTCCACGCCACGCCGGGGGAGAGGCGCCACCCGGCTCGAGACGACGGTGCCCCGTGATGTCGCGCCATCCTTCCCAAATCTGACAATCTTTTACCGAAACTGTATCCGTTACGATCACGTTACCGTGGGCTACTCGGTTTCGTAGCGATCGCGTTTCTGTTTCTGGCCGGTTCCCCCGTTCAATCCCTATATACTTCCTACTTCCGCGGCGCTGAGCTCACTCCACCCCACGGCACCAACGCCACCCACGACCACGCcaatgcagatcttcgtcaagaccaTCACCGGGCAGACTCTCACCCTCGAGGTCAAGGGCACCGACACCGTCGACGCAATCAAAGCTCAGATCCAGGACAAGCAAGGGATCGCCGGCACCGCCTCCGAGGACCCGCACCAGCTGCCGTCTCTCGTCTTCGCCGGGAAGCAGCTAGACGAGGAGGACGGCCGGACGCTGGCCGACTACGGCATCGGCAAGGAGTCGACGCTGCACCACGTGCTCGGCCTCCGCGGCGGCTTCCGGCAACGAAGCTGGTACCCCCACATCAACCCCACCCTCCTAGCGCTTGCGCTCCGCTACAACGAGAACAAGATGATCTGCCGCAAGTACGTATACATACACACCTATCGTATACATGCTTGATATTTTCATCTCCGTCCTAAGTTTTCTGCGACCGCACCCCCATTGATTCATATTATCATATACAGGTGCTATGGACGTCTTCCTCCGGGGGCTACCAACTGCCGCAAGAAGAAGTGTGGCCACACCAATGACGTATGTATTTCTCTCTCTTCATATTagctccgtccgaaaatacttatcatcaaaataaataaataaaagatgtATCTAAGCGTATCTTAGTTACGTctctttttatctattttgatgacaagtattttcggacgaagggagtacgagTTTTTGTTGCCAATAACGTCCTACCTCGtaacatatttttttcttcttcagCTAAGGCCGAAGAAACGTTTCGATGGTAGAGCAGGTTTACGGGGGAAATAGTGACACCCATATGATGTACCTACCACAAAGCGACCATAAGGACCGATTATATATGCTTCCCTCTACACCCACCAGTGTGCAGCATGTCCTGCTTGGCATATATTCTTGAAGCACCTCGTGCGCTTTGCCCCATAATGCCCGTGTACAATTGCACTTTTTCTTAATAATATCTAGCATTCCGAGGACATTGTCATAATGTATTTTTGTTGTTTATTTTAGTACTCAACATGACTTTACAAATTATGATGCATCTCCTACTTGTCACATAAGTTCTTTCAAGTTCTTTCCAGCAAGTCAAATGGTTACAGCATCATATATTTCATTAATAGTTGAAAGCACCTACAATTATAGTTCCACACATGGCGAATTTGGCTGATAGTTCGTACATGCAAAATATTTTGGCTATTACTATAGCATGGTAGGAACCACAGCATAAGTCACTCGAGACAAAAGAACTGCAAAGAAAATATTGCGAATTGAGTTGATAGTTCTAGTTACAGTGCATTTTTTAGTAATACAACACGTAAACATTGAACAAATCACGAAGCAAAAAAAGGTGAGAAAACGGTGCACCACGTCACGCTTCGACGCGTGTATCGCGTTGCCCTCCAGTGCTAGGTGCAGCCATTTGGCGACGGGGCGAGCTCCTCCAAGTCATGCTAAAAGACTACTAAGAGCCTGTTTCGGACTGCTCTGATCCTTAAAATTCAGCTCCGCTCCAGAAAATTCAAGGTAGCTCCATGATATACCGCTCCGCAAAAAAACTAGAATCTCGGGTACAACTCCTAGTTTTTTATGAAGCTCTTGAGGGGGTGCTCCAAAAAACTCTAGAAGTTGGAGTTGAGGggaaattacccaccactgccatcaATAAGTGGATACCTCTTCGTTTCTCCTCCCTCATCCAATGAAATAGATCCTTCCACCAAATTTCTCATTCTTGAAGCTGGCGCTACATGAAAACCAATCATTCTCTTTGATAGTGCTACAACTTCTATATGAAACTGCTCCAAATTGATGGTGGAGTGAAACTGATTTTGGTGAAGCGGACCAGTCCCAAACAAGCCCTAAGTAACTAATTCAACGAATACGGAGATGACAAAATGGTTGAAGAAAAAACCAGTTGTTCGCACCTTCCCCTAAAGTTCTTTATTTAACTACATGTAGTTCTTGACATGTGTGTACTCTCTAAACCTCTCACAAGATATTGCTTACACTCACATGTTTTAGAATATACTAACAAGATATATATTTTTCCGACATAGGGCGCTTTTATCATCTTAAAATGTACCATCAGGCGtatacaaagcattatgagtaacacccggcctatgcataactaagatgcacatagCCAAATCCAATAGTCTGACGAAAATTCATGAAATAAAAATCAACAAATCGGCAACAATAAAGTCCTATAGACCTACAATGTACCTACGTCGAAGGAGGTGGTGGATCAATTCATAGGTTATGCTGCCATCCATATTTGAAAAAAAACACCTCGGTAGCCACAtgctccaatcgtgtacacactgTCTTGAACAACAGTTGGTGCATCACATCCTTGGCAAAAAGTAGTAATAATTGACAAGCCGGCACACATACTAGTGATGAAGAAACAATTGTTTCCTTCACAAGTCCGCAGAAATCAGTCGAGACCAAATAGATTTTCATGCAAGTGAGGATTAACAATTCAAATATTTATCTCATTGTCGCTTCTAACTGTTATGAACTTTATTGGTGACAGGCAGCGCTCGAGAGTTGAAATAGATTTTCATGCAGCGAGGGAAGAAATCATGTACAGGCAGCGCTCGAGAGTTGATTGGTTGCGTGCGGGGACCAAAACACCAAGTATTTTTATAACAGAGCCTCCGATCGCAAACGAAAAAATACAGTTAAGGCACTAAGGCGTGAGGATGGTTCGAGATGCATGGTAAACGAAGAGATGGCTGCAGGTTTTTATGAGAATCTCTTTACGTCCGAGGGATCAACAGGAGCCAACACTTTACTTCAGAATATCGAGAGTGTAGTCACTGATGATATGAATGCATCACTTGTATCTATGATAACTGATGAGGAGAtagcactactacaaaaacagctatagctaaTATGaacactaatggtgcactgtacatgtggtgtgtcattactaaatactaatagcgcaccatgtgttggtgcgtcattagtgtgcaaatactaatggcgcaccacatccacggtgcgtcattagtaatatttttttaattttttttaaactactaatggcgcaccgtgggagtagtgcgccattactagttcaactagtaatggcgcaccactcccacggtgcgtcattagtaattatgtttcaaaaaaaattcaatattttttatttttattttttaaactactaatggcgcaccgtgggagtggcgcaccatcccacagtacgccattagtaatttggcccaaacattcccccgaatgcacccccccccccccgcgtggaccgccttttcagtttcaaaaaaaataaaaaaaatgatagaaatgtcaaataaataaaagaaaataagattcccatgtgatatgtggtctagttgttagcaaaatttacaaacatgaattttcgacttttttgcaaaatctctcgagaatttgtaaaaatgggcataacttttgcatacgaactcggatgaaaaagttttttatatgaaaaatcatctactcaaaaagttacatctgATTTAATTGGGGGAAcgtcgttaaacattttcaaaatcctcaaaaacctaacagaaaaaaagatatggggcttttaagatctggagaggcaaaaaaatttaaaaaaattcaaacttactaatggcgcacctgcccatggtgcgccattactatcttcccgccttcaaaattcaaaataaataaaaaaaataaaaaaaagttactaatggcgcacctggccatggtgcgccattagtatcttcccgccttgaaaattcaaaataaataaaaaaataaaaaaaatagtaatggcgcacctgcccacggtgcgccattactatgccgtatatatggctgggcgtgtcctctcgtccttacctcttcattcttctcctccactccacctctcctccactccatctcctcctctcctccactccatcttcccttctctcctccaccatactaccctcctcctctccggcgacctcctcctcctcctctccggcgacctcctcctccctcctctcctcccctccccttccctcacggtttctactccctcctctccggtgagctcctcctccctcatctctggtgagctcctcctccctcctcttcggtgagctcctcctccctcctctccccccatcccctcatggtttctccttcctcctctccgatgctccgatgaactcctctccagcgacctcctcctcctctccggtgatgtaggcgagcgcctctatggtcacctcctcctcctcctctccggcaaaagaacacggcaaaagaacgtacaaaatccaaaaacgggaacaaaatttgaaataatatcgtgcaaaaaacgagcaaaaaaaggagcaaaaaatgggcaaaaaatcgcgatccagatccaaattcaaaattcaaaaatagcaatggcggacggtgggggttagacggtgcgccactactattttcccgccttcaaaattcaaaaatattaatggcgcaccgtggcctatactaatggcgcaccagtggcctatactaatggcgcaccgtggcctatactaatggcacaccagtggtgcaccattagtataccagatactaatggcgtaccactaaaaaatactagtagcgtggtactagtggcgcaccagtagtgcgccattagtaggcaaaactggtgcgccactagtaggccttttcctagtagtgtagaggTGGCCCTATTTCAGATGGGTCCGACGAAGGCTCCGGGACCAGATGGACTACCCGTTTTGTTTTATCAACGACACTGGTTGTTAGTAAGGGAAGATGTTTGCAGAGCTGTGAGAGAATTTTTGAGTGGGGTAGCAGCCCCTGATGCCTttaatgcactagtagaaaaaggcccatttgtcccggttcaagtAAATTGCCCAAAACCACCAGATTTCTGGCTAGGCTACTCCAAAACCACAGCTTTTGccgaaaatcacaaaaaaccaCCAACTCTACGGCAAGTGAGTAACAAATCACACTAATTTGGAACTGAACTGTGTCTAACAGTGGATCTGAcaaggggacccacatgtcaaacTGATTTGCCATGCCTACATGCCAATATGCTGAGACGAATGATGGGCCCCGTTAGTCAGCCCCTCATCTTTTTTCACCCATTTTTCTTCCACGTCGCGTCCCCTACCCCCCGCACCTCCGTCTCCTATCCTAGCACTGCGCCTGTCAGGCGACCTCCAACTCCGGCGAGTCGGCAACCGCACTCGCAGCCGCAGGACAGATCAACCCCTGACTCCTTCATTTTTCTTCTGTTCTCCTCCTTTTTCTTCCCCCTAATCTCTCGATCTCTCATGGTGAACAGAACACGGACACCATGGctcagatcgagctcgagctcggcTTTGGAAGACCCACCGTGCCGTCCATGGCCAGATCTGGCGACCCCGTAGCCTCGACTACCCTGTCGTTCCCCGCCTCCTCCACGGCCGCGTGGCGGCGGTGTTGCAGGTGCGGGGCGGTGGCGCTACAGGCGCGACGCGGGATGGCGGCGGGCGAGGTTGGCGACGCTGCAGGTGCAGGGCAGCGGCGTTGCAGGCGAACGCGTGATGGCAGCGCTGCAGTTGCGGGTGCGGGATAGCGGCAGAGGGCAGGAGCGTTGCATGCGCGGGACGCCAGCGCTTCAGTCGTGGGTGTGAGATGGCGGCGCAGGGCAGTGGTGTTGCATGCATGGGACTGAGCTCGACCTCCAGCCGCCGGTGGAGTTGGTGAGAACGGAAGGGAGAGAAatttgaggaggaagaagaaggtgtgagGCAGACAAGTGGGACCCTTGTCCACCTCACCGGGTCAAACATTGACTTCGCCACATTAGTCTAGACCTATGGCTCTCACCCGACAGTTTTGCTATTAACGCAACTAAGTTTTGAATCAGTGGATTTTGTTATTCACTTGACGCAGAAGTGATGGTTTTTCGTTACTTTTGACCAAGTTGGTGGTTTTGGAGTACCCTAGCCAGAAATCTGGTGGTTTTGGGCAATTAACtctcccggttcataaggcccatttgtccctgttgtcgaaccgggactaaagtgtcagtactaaagcccaacacctttagtcccggttcgcccacgaaccgggacagatggggctccacgtggctgtTGTGTCTTGCCCAGttaggagggccttttgtcccggttggtggcaccaaccgggaccaaaaggcatccacgcgtcagcagttcagaggctggggtttttgtttttttctgaaggggggtggggtttttgggggttttatagggttaatttaggggtttcatatattgtgttagctagctaatagagagaagtgtcctcttatctccgtgcttgatcgacgctatgtactatacttatagagaggactcgacacgctagctagctagtaaggaAACCGTTAAAGtgcagaagatcgtcatgaacatatacagagagaagttatcgacctctccttctccgagagattggtcaaacaacaagttttcatatatctatccgacactactggctacatatatacaatataatatctcttacaatcccctaacatctgaactcaagttccatatggtattctccgtctttgtcgatgacgtggtcaagaaagaatcccgccaattcctcttgaattgctcgtatgcgatcttgtggtaggagttcatcccgcatctgaaacatctaatttgaagaagggggtcaatacatatacatatatatatatatatatgtatatgtatatatatatatgaatgaaactcaacacaaatgatggtaataaaataaaattgtgaatattattgcttacgcacttcatattattTTTTAGAGTAGCCTCGCTCATAGAtcgtgtggcggatgaactcgcaaatgtagtatccacagtaattgtTCCCG is a window encoding:
- the LOC123040527 gene encoding ubiquitin-60S ribosomal protein L40, producing the protein MQIFVKTITGQTLTLEVKGTDTVDAIKAQIQDKQGIAGTASEDPHQLPSLVFAGKQLDEEDGRTLADYGIGKESTLHHVLGLRGGFRQRSWYPHINPTLLALALRYNENKMICRKCYGRLPPGATNCRKKKCGHTNDLRPKKRFDGRAGLRGK